Proteins from one Ipomoea triloba cultivar NCNSP0323 chromosome 1, ASM357664v1 genomic window:
- the LOC116030944 gene encoding WD-40 repeat-containing protein MSI1-like, translated as MSSSVPLPTESQLRSMNDFWNNYAGCLYHMFINHSLDWPTPTVEWLPDGEEPVRSHYTVQKLIVGTRAAGNAQNSLLLAQVRLPREDKKPKKKSSSSVELGKIEIVQQINHDGVVNRARYMPQNPSIVATKTGSAELFMFDCTKHPSNPPEEGVCNPDLRLTGHKDKGNALSWSPLKQGYLLSGSDDGQICIWDVNATPNDKALEAMHIFDIQHGCAKDVAWHMKNENLFGSVGEDNYLRIWDIRTPVIKLNQSVLSHEAMVNSLAFNPINGWVVATGSSDRKVILFDLRMISSSLQTLDCDREEVDNVRWSHKRENILASSSGKKLLVWDTSRIGRAQTSDEEKAGPPEFVFIHFAHLDSITDFSWSPTGPTNDLSIASVANDSSIHLWRMKEEK; from the exons ATGAGTTCTTCTGTTCCGCTGCCAACCGAGAGCCAATTACGCTCGATGAACGACTTTTGGAACAACTACGCTGGATGTCTGTACCATATGTTCATCAATCACAGCCTCGACTGGCCCACGCCCACCGTCGAATGGCTCCCCGACGGGGAGGAGCCGGTGCGGTCGCATTATACTGTCCAGAAACTGATCGTCGGAACTCGCGCGGCAGGGAATGCACAGAACAGCCTTTTGCTCGCTCAGGTTAGGCTGCCTCGCGAGGATAAGAAGCCAAAGAAAAAATCCAGTTCTTCTGTTGAGCTTGGGAAG ATAGAAATAGTGCAGCAAATAAATCATGATGGGGTAGTTAACCGGGCTCGCTACATGCCACAAAACCCAAGTATTGTTGCTACCAAGACAGGAAGTGCTGAGCTTTTCATGTTTGATTGTACCAAACATCCATCGAACCCTCCCGAGGAGGGTGTTTGCAACCCTGATTTGAGGTTAACTGGTCACAAAGATAAAGGGAATGCCTTGTCCTGGAGTCCACTGAAGCAGGGTTATTTGTTAAGTGGCTCAGATGATGGTCAAATTTGCATATGGGATGTTAACGCCACTCCAAACGATAAGGCACTTGAGGCCATGCATATATTTGAT ATTCAACATGGATGTGCTAAGGATGTAGCTTGGCATATGAAGAATGAGAACCTATTTGGTTCTGTTGGTGAAGATAACTATCTGCGTATATGGGATATACGCACTCCAGTGATCAAGCTTAATCAATCTGTACTTTCTCATGAAGCTATG GTTAACTCCCTGGCATTTAATCCTATTAATGGATGGGTTGTAGCAACTGGATCTTCTGATAGGAAAGTCATATTGTTTGATCTGCGCatgatttcttcttctctccAGACCTTGGA TTGTGACAGGGAGGAGGTTGACAATGTTAGGTGGAGTCACAAGCGTGAGAATATTTTAGCTTCAAGTAGTGGCAAGAAGCTTCTTGTTTGGGATACTAGCAG GATTGGCCGCGCACAAACCAGTGATGAGGAAAAAGCAGGACCCCCGGAGTTTGTCTTTATTCACTTTGCCCACTTGGATAGCATTACAGACTTCTCATGGAGCCCAACCGGCCCAACCAACGATTTGAGTATCGCCAGTGTAGCCAACGACAGCAGTATACACTTATGGAGGATGAAAGAAGAGAAATGA
- the LOC116030949 gene encoding WD-40 repeat-containing protein MSI1-like: MSSGSPPTRRELLAMHEFWKSNAQNLYDMVVTYNSDWPTPTVEWLPDGEEPEGESYTVQKLIVGTRAPENEQNSLLLLQVRLPRDDWEGEQFSSSVEMGKVEIVQRINHDGVVNRARYMPQNPSIVATKTGSAELFMFDCTKHPSNPPEEGVCNPDLRLTGHKDKGNALSWSPLKQGYLLSGSDDGQICIWDVNATPNDKTLEAMHIFDIQHGCAKDVAWHMKNENLFGSVGEDNYLRIWDIRTPVIKLNQSVLSHEAMVNSLAFNPINGWVVATGSSDRKVILFDLRMISSSLQTLERFSEPCDREEVDHVRWNHKRENILASSCAGKKLLVWDISRIGRIQTSEEEKAGPPELIFLHFGHMDSITDFSWSPTYDSAIASAANDNSLQLWRMLEDEDDDDDEKAP; encoded by the exons ATGAGTTCCGGTTCGCCGCCAACCAGGAGGGAATTACTCGCGATGCACGAGTTTTGGAAAAGCAACGCTCAAAATCTATACGATATGGTCGTCACTTACAACTCCGACTGGCCGACGCCCACCGTCGAATGGCTCCCTGACGGGGAGGAGCCGGAGGGGGAGTCTTATACTGTCCAGAAACTGATCGTCGGAACTCGCGCGCCAGAGAATGAACAGAACAGCCTTTTGCTCCTTCAGGTTAGGCTGCCTCGCGACGATTGGGAGGGTGAACAATTCAGTTCTTCTGTTGAGATGGGGAAG GTAGAAATAGTGCAGCGAATAAATCATGATGGGGTAGTTAACCGGGCTCGTTACATGCCACAAAACCCAAGTATTGTTGCTACCAAGACAGGCAGTGCTGAGCTTTTCATGTTTGATTGTACCAAACATCCATCGAACCCTCCCGAGGAGGGTGTTTGCAACCCTGATTTGAGGTTAACTGGTCACAAAGATAAAGGGAATGCCTTGTCCTGGAGTCCACTTAAGCAGGGTTATTTGTTAAGTGGCTCAGATGATGGTCAAATTTGCATATGGGATGTTAATGCCACTCCAAACGATAAGACACTTGAGGCCATGCATATATTTGAT ATTCAACATGGATGTGCTAAGGATGTAGCTTGGCATATGAAGAATGAGAACTTATTCGGTTCAGTTGGAGAAGATAACTATCTACGTATATGGGATATACGCACTCCAGTGATCAAGCTTAATCAATCTGTACTTTCTCATGAAGCTATG GTTAACTCCCTGGCATTTAATCCTATTAATGGATGGGTTGTAGCAACTGGATCTTCTGATAGGAAAGTCATATTGTTTGATCTGCGCATGATTTCTTCTTCCCTCCAAACCTTGGAAC GCTTTTCTGAACCTTGTGACAGGGAGGAGGTTGATCATGTTAGGTGGAATCACAAGCgtgaaaatattttagcttcaaGTTGTGCTGGCAAGAAGCTTCTTGTTTGGGATATTAGCAG GATTGGCCGCATACAAACCAGTGAGGAGGAAAAAGCAGGACCCCCGGAGTTGATCTTTCTTCACTTTGGCCACATGGATAGCATTACAGACTTCTCTTGGAGCCCAACCTACGACTCCGCTATCGCCAGTGCAGCCAATGACAACAGTCTACAGTTATGGCGGATgctagaagatgaagatgatgatgatgatgagaaggCCCCATAG
- the LOC116032206 gene encoding uncharacterized protein LOC116032206 — protein sequence MGESKYAYLVTDDGLYRVNIPDFDPPHQPEFMLECVAEDFDDIILPTMGIFSKGQDVYLFGGLMFGGRGNAQYNRSLYFFNPRKVKEKEYPIRDSKLLYKSSLKYVPMVTPSVLQAKHKTYLFSVVRPGYGPMKSLCYFQSFDPLKNCFCTLPTPSLDDSFLWYDVVGYFLVYDHIYVFIQGGAKDVNELHAFSFNTRSSKWKELDSLLSKFEERKIPIPYCHCGDIGLSYKFNDNTQILVALSYGTPTAYRVRLGAAGSSLRPKSYRHLLEHNYGVHNFSHLLDIGSERFCAICSREDKHILVYAFKMDFAVEYENQGKSTSPAMPSIEILCSKKFFPSVVSCVCLAYAPASQRCIPWDKVKPINDNSNEKEPKRKPGVVYLEV from the exons ATGGGAGAATCCAAATATGCTTATTTGGTCACTGATGACGGACTTTATCGTGTTAATATCCCTGACTTTGATCCACCACACCAGCCCGAATTCATGCTCGAGTGTGTAGCTGAGGATTTTGATGATATCATACTCCCAACTATGGGAATCTTCAGCAAAGGGCAGGATGTATATTTGTTTGGGGGCTTGATGTTTGGGGGGAGAGGTAATGCACAGTATAACAGGAGCCTGTATTTTTTCAACCCTCGCAAGGTCAAGGAGAAGGAATATCCCATTAGGGATTCTAAGTTACTTTACAAATCAAGTCTTAAGTACGTACCCATGGTTACTCCTTCTGTGTTACAAGCTAAGCATAAGACTTACTTATTCTCAGTTGTTCGTCCTGGCTACGGTCCAATGAAATCACTCTGCTATTTTCAGTCCTTCGATCCACTCAAAAATTGCTTTTGCACCCTTCCAACTCCCTCCCTAGATGATTCGTTTCTGTGGTATGATGTGGTTGGGTATTTTCTTGTTTACGATCATATATACGTGTTTATCCAAGGAGGGGCCAAGGACGTTAACGAGCTTCATGCCTTCTCTTTCAACACTAGATCATCAAAATGGAAGGAATTAGATTCCTTGTTGAGCAAATTTGAAGAACGCAAAATTCCCATTCCCTATTGTCACTGTGGCGATATAGGGCTCTCTTATAAGTTTAACGATAACACTCAGATTCTGGTCGCCCTTAGTTATGGTACACCTACTGCGTATCGTGTTCGGCTTGGTGCAGCCGGGAGTTCTCTCCGGCCTAAATCCTATAGGCATTTACTTGAACATAACTATGGGGTTCATAATTTCTCACACCTACTTGATATTGGAAGTGAAAGGTTTTGTGCGATTTGTTCTCGGGAGGACAAACATATTTTGGTATATGCCTTCAAGATGGATTTTGCAGTTGAATATGAAAACCAGGGAAAGTCAACCTCACCTGCAATGCCCTCCATAGAGATTCTCTGTTCCAAGAAATTTTTTCCCTCCGTAGTTAGTTGTGTTTGTTTGGC CTATGCTCCTGCATCTCAACGTTGTATTCCCTGGGATAAAGTCAAGCCCATAAATGATAATTCTAATGAAAAGGAGCCAAAAAGGAAGCCAGGTGTTGTGTATCTCGAG GTGTAG